One genomic segment of Clostridiales bacterium includes these proteins:
- the sigE gene encoding RNA polymerase sporulation sigma factor SigE: MFLVNLVSKILEELFGKKCENYLNYIYGSESLPLPMDIEEERAALERLEAGDQEIKSKLIERNLRLVVYIARKFDNTGVEVEDLISVGTIGLIKAVNSFDVSKKIKLATYASRCIENEILMYLRRIVRLKSEISLDEPLNVDWEGNELLLSDILGTESDLVYKNIETSVENDLLWQAIKKLNDREQIIMQLRFGLGGKTEKTQKEVADMLGISQSYISRLEKKIIFRLRKEMSKQAL, from the coding sequence ATGTTTTTAGTTAATTTGGTGTCCAAAATCTTGGAAGAGTTGTTTGGGAAAAAATGCGAAAATTACTTAAATTACATATACGGCAGCGAATCTTTGCCGCTGCCTATGGACATAGAGGAAGAGCGCGCGGCGTTGGAAAGACTGGAAGCCGGCGACCAGGAAATTAAATCCAAGCTGATAGAGCGGAACTTAAGGCTTGTCGTCTATATAGCCCGAAAATTTGACAACACGGGCGTAGAGGTTGAAGACTTAATAAGCGTGGGCACGATAGGGCTTATAAAAGCCGTCAATTCCTTTGATGTGAGCAAAAAAATAAAGCTGGCGACTTACGCTTCCCGCTGCATAGAAAACGAAATTCTGATGTATCTTAGGCGCATAGTCCGCCTAAAAAGCGAAATCTCGCTGGACGAACCCTTGAATGTGGATTGGGAGGGCAACGAGCTTTTGCTGTCCGATATATTGGGAACGGAATCCGACCTTGTGTATAAAAATATAGAAACATCGGTAGAAAACGACCTTTTGTGGCAAGCCATAAAAAAACTTAACGACCGCGAGCAAATAATAATGCAGCTAAGATTCGGGCTGGGCGGCAAGACCGAAAAAACCCAAAAAGAAGTGGCCGATATGCTGGGCATCTCCCAATCTTACATCTCAAGACTGGAAAAGAAAATTATCTTTAGGCTCAGAAAAGAAATGTCCAAGCAAGCCCTCTGA